In Phoenix dactylifera cultivar Barhee BC4 chromosome 11, palm_55x_up_171113_PBpolish2nd_filt_p, whole genome shotgun sequence, the following are encoded in one genomic region:
- the LOC103714777 gene encoding transcription factor MYB41-like, protein MGRAPCCDKHGLKKGPWTPDEDEKLIDHIQKHGHGSWRTLPKNAGLARCGKSCRLRWTNYLRPDIKRGKFSFEEEGIIIQLHSMLGNKWSAIAARLPGRTDNEIKNYWNTRIRKRLLRMGIDPATHSPLLDLSSLLNRSSYNPNYQLDFFRLATNLQSSQSQNFNLLGRKLQEPQLPNPQVQDPFPSFQDHQLQNQIQEFPLCTTSNARFLDKAQLMQANEGQFQPQAQSHLWQDVVAQANFSENFVPGASVSFDNLDPSIPQLISGNSNFQATNSLNYRQTSVLSAPASIPTQLNSSTTYVNGNTQDEKDGYYSNLFKIQIPDLLDVSAYM, encoded by the exons ATGGGACGAGCACCTTGTTGCGACAAGCATGGATTGAAGAAGGGGCCGTGGACGCCGGACGAGGACGAAAAACTTATCGACCACATCCAAAAGCATGGCCACGGAAGCTGGCGGACCCTCCCCAAGAATGCTG GGCTCGCGAGGTGCGGCAAGAGTTGCCGGCTCCGGTGGACGAACTATTTGAGGCCTGATATTAAAAGAGGAAAGTTCTCATTTGAAGAGGAAGGAATAATTATTCAATTACATAGTATGTTGGGGAACAA GTGGTCGGCGATTGCTGCTCGCTTGCCAGGAAGAACAGATAACGAGATCAAGAACTATTGGAACACCCGCATCAGAAAAAGGCTTCTAAGGATGGGAATTGATCCTGCAACTCACAGCCCTCTCCTCGACCTCTCTTCGCTTCTAAATCGATCGTCATACAACCCAAATTACCAACTCGACTTCTTTAGATTAGCCACCAATCTCCAATCATCTCAAAGCCAAAACTTCAACCTTCTTGGCCGAAAGCTCCAAGAGCCACAGCTCCCCAACCCCCAAGTCCAAGACCCATTCCCATCCTTCCAAGACCACCAGCTACAAAACCAAATTCAAGAGTTTCCTCTTTGCACCACTTCTAACGCTAGATTCCTTGATAAAGCCCAGCTTATGCAAGCCAACGAGGGGCAATTCCAACCACAGGCTCAAAGCCATCTATGGCAAGACGTTGTCGCTCAGGCTAACTTTTCTGAGAATTTTGTGCCCGGTGCAAGTGTTAGCTTTGACAATTTGGACCCATCCATTCCCCAGCTGATCTCTGGGAACTCCAACTTTCAAGCGACCAACAGCCTGAATTATAGGCAAACTTCTGTTCTATCAGCACCAGCATCGATCCCAACCCAATTAAACTCCTCAACGACGTACGTGAATGGCAACACCCAGGATGAGAAGGATGGCTATTACAGCAACTTATTTAAAATCCAAATTCCTGATCTATTGGATGTGAGTGCCTACATGTAa
- the LOC120112411 gene encoding uncharacterized protein LOC120112411, with amino-acid sequence MANASDPVPPEKFNGNNFKRWRQKMEIFLTTLGLFSIIFDSPPNEEENEPARTCNLEEFKKKDYLCRGRILSYLTDPLFDVYCTFKTSKEIWDDLNKKYGIQDAGMDKYAASQFLSYKMVDTKPVVDQAHELTVIYHELGLRGMGITESLQVACTIDKLPPSWKDIGLSLKHKTEDMTMKTLLSAIRIQEQHLEKDNEQLMNPELLTKVNFVESQNKTHKFKNSKFEKGGPRNKRKPMKPKHHINKNDRKPICYNCGKLGHMARVCRMKKKKYQNYEHAPSQPANPQTNMVLSSTGPTSTDDRSGAA; translated from the exons ATGGCCAATGCAAGTGACCCGGTTCCTCCTGAAAAATTTAATGGAAATAACTTTAAGCGTTGGAGACAGAAGATGGAAATCTTCTTAACCACACTTGGGTTATTTTCCATAATCTTTGACTCTCCTCCAAATGAGGAAGAGAATGAACCAGCTAGAACTTGTAACTTGGAGgaatttaagaagaaagactacctgtgtaggggaaggattctgtcctatcttactgatcccctttttgatgtctactgcacttttaaaacctccaaggagatttgggatgatCTTAATAAGAAATATGGTATCCAAGATGCCGGAATGGACAAGTATGCTGCTAGTCAATTCCTGTCTTATAAGATGGTTGACACCAAGCCCGTAGTTGACCAAGCCCATGAGTTAACAGTGATTTATCATGAGTTAGGCTTAAGGGGAATGGGAATAACTGAGAGCCTTCAAGTTGCTTGTACCATTGACAAGCTCCCACCTTCTTGGAAAGACATTGGGTTATCCCTGAAACATAAAACTGAGGATATGACAATGAAAACTCTATTGTCTGCCATTAGGATCCAAGAACAACACCTTGAGAAAGATAATGAGCAACTCATGAATCCTGAGCTTCTAACCAAGGTGAACTTTGTAGAAAGCCAAAATAAGACCCATAAGTTCAAgaactccaaatttgaaaagggtggacctagaaacaaaagaaaacctaTGAAGCCAAAACACCATATCAATAAGAATGATCGGAAGCCGATTTGCTACAATTGTGGGAAACTCGGTCATATGGCTCGAGTAtgccggatgaagaagaagaagtatcagAACTATGAACATGCGCCTTCTCAACCTGCAAATCCACAAACCAACATGGTGCTATCCAGTACTGGTCCTACTAGTACTGATGATCG GTCCGGAGCGGCCTAA